The genomic stretch TTCAATATTGCTTAATGCTGCAGGGGTTTGATCTTGCATGACCGACCTAATAGAAAATATAAAACATAATTGTCGCATAAAAGTGCTGTAAAAACTTAGTTCATCATGGCTATTTCTTGCAAATTCGCAATGAACTAAGGTTTATCCACTGCGATTGAGCCTTTAATTGCTTGGTCGAAACAGCATACAATCGGAGCAGCGTTTTCGCTGATCATCGCCAAAATAATTAGGCAGATTGGTCAAATATCATTGAAGATAACTACGATTGCCTTAAGGACAATAATATGCAAACCATCGCTTACCAAAAACCATATCCTATTGATGAAACAAATATTTTTAAGATGGTCGAACAAGCAACACCAATTGCAACAGGCCATGACCTCTTGGTTGCCGTGAACGCAATTTCAATCAATCCGATTGACATCAAAGCCCGCCAACGCACAGCTGAAAGCAATACCGCATGGAAAATCTTGGGTCGTGATGCTGTTGGACAGGTGGTTGCTATAGGTGAGAAAGTAACAAACTTTAAGATAGGTGATCAGGTATTTTATGCTGGAACCTTAAACCGCGATGGTTCTTATGCTGAATTTCAATTGGTTGATGAACGGATTGTTGGACATAAACCGCAATCCTTAACTGATGCAGAAGCTGCGGCACTGCCACTGACTTCAATTACAGCATTTGAAATGTTGTTTGAACGGCTCAAAGTTCAAGATCTCGTTGCCGGTCAAAGTCGCAATATTCTGGTAATTGGCGCTGCTGGTGGTGTGGGTTCCATTGCCGTGCAGTTGTTAAAAGCCTTAACTGATTTAACCGTGATTGCCACTGCTTCACGCCCAACATCCACGCAATGGTTACAACAAATCGGGGCAGATCAGATACTCGATCATAGTCAGCCGCTTGTTCCACAAATGCAGCAACTTGGTCTTGATCTACCCTCTTATATTTTCTCAATTACTGGTACCGATCAACATTTAGCTGAGATCGCACAACTGATTGCCCCACAAGGCCGCGTGGGTTTAATTGATGATCCAGAACATTTTTCGATTATGCCCTTTAAGGCAAAATCAGTCTCAATTCATTGGGAGTCGATGTTTACCCGCTCAGTTTTTCAAACCGCAGATATGCACGAACAAGCTGTGATTTTAAATAAAGTGGCAACCCTGGTGGATGAAGGGAAAATCAAAACCACCATGAACAAACATTTGGGCCGCATCAATGCCGAAAATATTCAACAGGCACATAGCCTGATCGAAACAGGCCAGAGTATTGGGAAGATGGTACTCGAAGGATTTTAAAAGACAAAGCCTGTTTCAGTCACTGAAACAAGCTTTGTCAGAAAAACCATCAACGCGGAGCATTGCCCGCGTTGAATTGGATCGATATTAGATCACTTCAACCACAATTTTACCGACATGATCGCCAATATCCATCGCAATATGCGCATCTTGGATTTGATCAAACTTAAAAGTTTTATAAATCATCGGTAAGCATTCGCCTTTTTCCCATAACGGCAATACTTGTTGCTGTAGCTCTTTGGCAATCAATGCTTTTTCAGCGGTATTACGTGCGCGCATGGTCGAACCGGTAATGGTTAGACGCTTCATCATAATTTGCCCTAATTTCACCTCTTTGGCTTTTGCACCGCCTAAGAAAGCGATATAAACCAAACGACCATCTCTACGCAACAAATTTAAATTGGCCGCTAAATACGGCGCTCCCACCATATCTAAAATGACATCAACACCCTGCTGCTCAGTTTCTTTTTGAATAACTGCTTCAAAATCTTGGGTTTTATAGTTGATTACATGGCTCAGAGAAGCAATGGCTGCGACTTTGTCATCGGTACCAACTGTCGTAAATGTTTTGATTCCGAATGCCTGACACAACATCAGTGCAGTCGTACCAATGCCACTGCTTCCACCATGTACCAATACCGTTTCACCGGCTTTGGCACGGCCCATTTGGAATACGTTGGCCCAGACGGTAAAAAAGGTTTCTGGAATAGCGGCAGCTTGTACAAAACTGACATTCTCTGGAATAGGCAGTACTTGAGTTTCAGGCACCACACAATATTCAGCATAACCACCGCCATTGGTTAAGCCACAAACTTTGTCCCCAATACGATAAGAAGCAACCGCTGTGCCCACCGCCACAACTTCACCAGCAACTTCTAGTCCAGGAACCGGTGTAACCCCTTCTGGCATAGGATATAAGCCTTGACGCTGTAGAATATCTGGACGATTTAAACCAAAGGCATGTACTTTGACCAAGACCTCATCGGCTTGCGGGGTTGGAATTTCAGTCTGCTCAATGGCAAGTTTTTCTGGACCACCCGCCTCAGTAATAATGATCTGTCGCATGCTGCTGTGTTGTGGCATTTTTCATTCCTTGTTTATTTTAAATCATGATTGAACTGTGAACGAGTATCGCAACTTAGACCATTTTCAACAAGATGCTTATGATCGATATGAGCAACCAAATTTGCTTTTTCAGATCCAAAGCCTATACCGACAAGCTGCTTTAAAATAAATCGGTGCGTATATCGCTCAAATAGGGGTTAAACATCTGCGCCTTTTCTACCATCACCGATGAAATATCTGCAAATAGCAGTTGTTCTTGATAAATCGAAGCCTGCACCACAAGTTTGCCTTGTGGAGAAGCCACACAACTCAGCCCGACATAGTGATAATCAGCTTCGGTTCCGACTTGATTGGCATAAGCAACATAGACTTGATTTTCCCAAGCACGGGTCGGTATCAGGGTAGTATTCACAAAACTATAGGGTTGCATTTGAGCCGTTGGGACTGCAATCAAATGCGCGCCTGCACCTGCTGCAGCGCGTACTGTTTCAGGAAATTCAACGTCATAGCAGATTAGCATGGCAATTTTTATTTGTTGATATTCGGTTATCACCACAGCACGTTCGCCTTTGACAAACTGCTGCCGATCTAACTCACCAAATAAATGAGTTTTATCGTAATGATTCAATAAATTGCCATGATCATCAATAAAATAAGCACTATTCATCACACCATGTTTGACTGGTCTTGGACCACCAATAATCATGGCAATACCTAACTCACGTGCCATGTGCTGCAACTGTGGCAAAGGAAAGTGCTTGGCCATGTGCTGCATCGCTTCTTTCAGTACATAGCCTGATAAAAACATCTCTGGGCTTATTAGCAATGCTGCGCCATTGGCTTTGGCTTGTTCTGCATACTGATAGAGTTTCTTGATATTTCCCGCATAATCACCTGAATGACTTTGCGCCTGTAGAATAGCGATTTTCATTGGATCATATCCTTGAGTATCAACTGCGTCAGCCTTGTTATTATTAATTTGTTCTCTATCCATCCAAGCTATAACAACTCAAAGAATCAAGTCAATTTAAATTCACTTTACTTGTGTTTTAATCATTCGGTTTGCATCATCTGAACTACGCCAAATCGCTATCTCACTCAATAAGATTAACCGACCTTCACTGCCTCGGTCTTTTCTAACGACTTGCTTTATATGATTTAATCATCTGTGCTGTGACATCTTGTGGATAACAAAGCGGTGCATGTCCCCCAGCTCGGTTGTAGGCACTACGCTTACCACAACGGCTGCCATTTGAAGCCGAATTGTATGGGCATGCGCAATTGCCTGGATAGCTTGCAATAGATGCTGCAATAATTGTTTTCTTAATTGCGCTGTCATTTTCACTATTTGGTTTGGCATCCACATTTAACGCAAGGCATAAGCCCATAAAAAATAATATTTTTTTCATAATTCCCCCTATAGAACGCCAGATTCTACAAGGAGGTCATTTTTTTAAAATATCAAACTAAATCAAATGCTTACTATTTAATCGAATTGGCGTTATTTTATCCGCACAATAAAAACCCCATAAGTTGTGTCCAACTTATGGGGTTCAGTGTCGGTTTTTTTATTTCAACTTTAGCGAAATATTATAAGCGTACCAATTTCACTAACTGTTCAACCAAGGTTTCAAGTGTCGTACTGTCAAAGCTGACATCCGTCCCTTGTTCGAGACTGGTCAACACCAACAGCCCTGTTTCGCGAAGTAAGGCCACTTGCTCAGCCGTAAAATCTGCTTTAGCAATGGCAACAATTCCTTCTTGGAGCAGGATGCTCTCTAAGACCTGTGCCTGTTCCAGTAATGCAGCTGGTATTTGCACAGCAGCAGGTTTTTGGCCTAAACGCGCAGCACGATCTTCGGCAGAAATCTTTTTATGATCTGCGGTCCATTCCACAGCGGCATCAACCATACCTGCACCAACCGTCACGTTGCTCAAACGGTCAATAAAGATAAATGAACCGGTGTAACGACTGTCTTGGTAACGATCAAACATCACTGGTGCGTCAAACTCGACCGTGACAGAGGCAATTGCATTGAGATCAAGTTGATCGACTTGGCTATGCTCAAGCGTATTCACATTAACGCGATAGTGAATTTCAGAAACTTTCGCAGGTACCGTTTGTGTACCAATTTTGATGTTATACAGCTTGCCCAATACCAATGGATGATCATTCATCCAAACCACACTGGCACGTGCACGACGCGATAACTGCGGTTGCTCACCGACCTTGACCAACATATTGCCACGTGAAATATCAATTTCATCGTTTAAGGTCAAAGTCACGGCTTGCCCAGCAATGGCATGTGTTAAGTTGCCATCATAGGTCACGATTTCTTTGACCGTCGATGTTCTACCCGATGGTAAAGCAACGATTTCATCACCTACACGAACTTGGCCCAAAGCAATCGTCCCAGCAAAACCACGGAAATCGAGGTTTGGACGATTGACATATTGCACAGGGAAACGGAATTGACGCGTACTCGAATCACGGCGGATTTCAACCGTTTCCAAAATTTGCATCAAGGTCTGACCTTGATACCAAGGCGTATGTGCAGATGGATTAACTACGTTATCGCCATTCAATGCTGAAATCGGTGCAAATAAGATATTAGCTGGTCGACGCTCACCGAGCTGACTCACAAAGGCATCATATTCTTGCTGAATTTCATTAAAGCGTGCTTCAGAAAACTCGACCAAATCCATTTTATTGATGGCAACCACAATGGTCTCAATCCCAAGTAGGCTGGCGATAAAGGTATGGCGACGGGTTTGAGTCTGTACGCCATAACGTGCATCAATCAAAATAATTGCGAGGTCTGCAGTCGAAGCACCTGTCGCCATATTACGGGTATATTGTTCATGCCCTGGGGTATCGGCAATAATAAACTTACGCTTTTCCGTTGAAAAATAGCGATAAGCCACATCAATAGTGATCCCTTGCTCACGTTCTGCTTGTAAGCCATCAACCAACAAAGCCAAATCAGGTGCATCGCCTGTAGTTCCGACTTTTTTGCTGTCACGGGTTACCGCTTGTAATTGATCTTCATAAATTAATTTTGAATCATATAACAAGCGCCCGATTAGGGTACTTTTACCATCGTCGACATTACCGCAGGTTAGAAAGCGCAATAAGTCTTTTTGCTCATGCTGTTTGAGGTAGGACAAAATATCCTGACCGATTAAGTCTGACTGATGAGACATTGCTCAAACTCCACAAATACTGAAATACTAAAAATGCGTTGTTAATGGTTAGAGACTAGAAATAGCCTTCTTGCTTTTTCTTTTCCATTGAGCCAGCTTCATCATGGTCAATCATACGACCTTGGCGCTCGGAGCTCGTGGCCAACAGCATCTCTTGAATA from Acinetobacter pullicarnis encodes the following:
- a CDS encoding carbon-nitrogen hydrolase family protein is translated as MKIAILQAQSHSGDYAGNIKKLYQYAEQAKANGAALLISPEMFLSGYVLKEAMQHMAKHFPLPQLQHMARELGIAMIIGGPRPVKHGVMNSAYFIDDHGNLLNHYDKTHLFGELDRQQFVKGERAVVITEYQQIKIAMLICYDVEFPETVRAAAGAGAHLIAVPTAQMQPYSFVNTTLIPTRAWENQVYVAYANQVGTEADYHYVGLSCVASPQGKLVVQASIYQEQLLFADISSVMVEKAQMFNPYLSDIRTDLF
- a CDS encoding NAD(P)H-quinone oxidoreductase, yielding MPQHSSMRQIIITEAGGPEKLAIEQTEIPTPQADEVLVKVHAFGLNRPDILQRQGLYPMPEGVTPVPGLEVAGEVVAVGTAVASYRIGDKVCGLTNGGGYAEYCVVPETQVLPIPENVSFVQAAAIPETFFTVWANVFQMGRAKAGETVLVHGGSSGIGTTALMLCQAFGIKTFTTVGTDDKVAAIASLSHVINYKTQDFEAVIQKETEQQGVDVILDMVGAPYLAANLNLLRRDGRLVYIAFLGGAKAKEVKLGQIMMKRLTITGSTMRARNTAEKALIAKELQQQVLPLWEKGECLPMIYKTFKFDQIQDAHIAMDIGDHVGKIVVEVI
- a CDS encoding zinc-binding alcohol dehydrogenase family protein: MQTIAYQKPYPIDETNIFKMVEQATPIATGHDLLVAVNAISINPIDIKARQRTAESNTAWKILGRDAVGQVVAIGEKVTNFKIGDQVFYAGTLNRDGSYAEFQLVDERIVGHKPQSLTDAEAAALPLTSITAFEMLFERLKVQDLVAGQSRNILVIGAAGGVGSIAVQLLKALTDLTVIATASRPTSTQWLQQIGADQILDHSQPLVPQMQQLGLDLPSYIFSITGTDQHLAEIAQLIAPQGRVGLIDDPEHFSIMPFKAKSVSIHWESMFTRSVFQTADMHEQAVILNKVATLVDEGKIKTTMNKHLGRINAENIQQAHSLIETGQSIGKMVLEGF
- the cysN gene encoding sulfate adenylyltransferase subunit CysN; translated protein: MSHQSDLIGQDILSYLKQHEQKDLLRFLTCGNVDDGKSTLIGRLLYDSKLIYEDQLQAVTRDSKKVGTTGDAPDLALLVDGLQAEREQGITIDVAYRYFSTEKRKFIIADTPGHEQYTRNMATGASTADLAIILIDARYGVQTQTRRHTFIASLLGIETIVVAINKMDLVEFSEARFNEIQQEYDAFVSQLGERRPANILFAPISALNGDNVVNPSAHTPWYQGQTLMQILETVEIRRDSSTRQFRFPVQYVNRPNLDFRGFAGTIALGQVRVGDEIVALPSGRTSTVKEIVTYDGNLTHAIAGQAVTLTLNDEIDISRGNMLVKVGEQPQLSRRARASVVWMNDHPLVLGKLYNIKIGTQTVPAKVSEIHYRVNVNTLEHSQVDQLDLNAIASVTVEFDAPVMFDRYQDSRYTGSFIFIDRLSNVTVGAGMVDAAVEWTADHKKISAEDRAARLGQKPAAVQIPAALLEQAQVLESILLQEGIVAIAKADFTAEQVALLRETGLLVLTSLEQGTDVSFDSTTLETLVEQLVKLVRL